The nucleotide window AACTCCAATAAAGATGGAAGTTCATAAAATTCAACTAAAATATCAACATCAGAGGTTTCCTTTTGCTCTCCCCTCACATAAGAACCAAATACCAAATTCTTAAAATATGCATATAGTTGTTCGCGAATTTTTTTGAACACTATTAAACATAATGAATTTCTGAAAGAATGTTAAAACCATTTTATTAAAATTAAATAAAGTTATTTAACCTTTAATTTTTATAGTGGTTATGTCCATTTACTAACGCGAACAACTATAATTTCATTCAAGGTTCTCATAACAACCCCTCAACATTATTTAAAGAACGCTTCCAACGTTAATTGCTTTGTCTTTTCTTCTTTCTTTTCTGATTTTTTGGTTTTTTTGCCTTTGCTTTTCTTTTCTTCTTTGACTTCTTCAATTTTCTCAACTTTTATTTCTTCTGTTTCTTTTTGTTCTACTTCTATTTTCTTTTCTGCTTTTTCTTTAATTTTCTTTTCTTTTTCTTTCTCTTTCTTCTTTTTATTTATAATTTTGAAAACTTCTGATGCTAATTTTTTACCCACAATATTTTCAAGTTCCTCCTTTGTTATTTCAAAGTATTCAACTAACTCCGCCCCCATCTCCAAATTGTTTTCTATTATTGATTTCAACAATTCCAAATCATCTCTTGCCCTTTTTGATGATGTGTGTGTTTTTTCCCCAATTTTTTTAAGGATTTTTTTCAATGTTTCTCTTTTTGCCTTTGTTCTTGTTAGGAGCGTTAAAACTGATGGGTAACTATACTTTGTAAAGCCCCTATACTTCTCATCCTTTGCCAATGCAACACCAGCAGTCATTAAAGATGAGGCAAACCTCCAAAGTCCAAAATACTGCCTTTTATAAACTCTCCCTAAAAATATATCTGCCTTTGATAAATAATCAAAAGCCCTCTCTATATCTTCAAGTTTTTTGTATTCTTTTGGGATATTCTCTGCCAACCATTCCTCAACAGTCTGCAAATCTTCACTGCAATTCATCAATGCCATTGTAGCAATGTCGTAATGTGTAGTTTTAAGAATAATCCTCATCGCATCAAAAATTGTCCTTTCAGTGTCTCTATCAGGCAAATGTGAAGCAATTTCTTGATTAATTTTCCCCCCTAATGCCAATGCTTCCAAATCATTTATTGCTGCCCTCAAATCACCACCACTATGCTTTGCTATGATTTTTAGGGTTTTTTCATCAACATCTAAGTTCTCTTTTTTTGCTATCCTCTTTAAAACTGCCAATATTGTGTTTGTATGGACATTTGGGACATTTATAACTTCACAAACATCCCTTAAAGGCTTTAGTGTGGGTTTGTATATGTCATTTGCAGTTAGGATTATTGGATTTTTTGCTTCTTTTATTACTTTAAGTATCTCACTAACCCCTCCAGAATCCTCAGTTCCAGAGATTCCATCAACCTCATCCAATATTATTAATATATTCTTCCCCGTTAATGATTTTGAAGTAGATGCAGTCCCAACTATTTGCCTAATTGCTGCTCTATTCCTTTTGTCACTTGCATTCAACTCAATAACATCAAAACCATAATCCCTTGCTAAAGCATGTGCCAATGTTGTCTTTCCACATCCTGGATTCCCAACCAATATAATTGGCTTTGGATTTTTTCCTTTTATATGGTCTTCAATCCACTTTTTTAGTTTTTCTTTGATTTCGTTATGTCCTGCAACCTCTTTTAGCGTCTTTGGTCTATATTTTTCAACCCATTCTAACATTATGGACACCTTAGTGTTTATTTTTCAATGATTTTAAAATCAATCACCAAAACATTCTCCTTTGGGGAGTATGATTTAACAATCTTTTTTTCCAAAACTTCACATTTACATTTTGATTCAAATAACTTTATGGCATCTTCAAAATCCTCTCCAATTGTGTAGTAGTGAATAACGCCTCCTTTCTCAACAATATCCAATGCCTTATCAACAAATTCATGAGCATACTTTGGAAGGTTCATTATGACTCTATTTCCTTTGACATCAACTTCCCTAACATCACCCAATATAGGAATAATTTTATGCTCCAACTTATTTAACTTAATGTTCTTTTTTAGGAGTTCTATGGCATGTGGGTTTATGTCAATTGAATAAATCTTTCTTGCATTTCTACATGCAATTGAGAACGGCCCAACTCCAGCAAACATATCAACAACAACATCATCAATGCCAACCTTTTTGCCTATTCTTAACCTCTCTCCTCCCAACCTTGG belongs to Methanotorris formicicus Mc-S-70 and includes:
- a CDS encoding replication factor C large subunit, with protein sequence MLEWVEKYRPKTLKEVAGHNEIKEKLKKWIEDHIKGKNPKPIILVGNPGCGKTTLAHALARDYGFDVIELNASDKRNRAAIRQIVGTASTSKSLTGKNILIILDEVDGISGTEDSGGVSEILKVIKEAKNPIILTANDIYKPTLKPLRDVCEVINVPNVHTNTILAVLKRIAKKENLDVDEKTLKIIAKHSGGDLRAAINDLEALALGGKINQEIASHLPDRDTERTIFDAMRIILKTTHYDIATMALMNCSEDLQTVEEWLAENIPKEYKKLEDIERAFDYLSKADIFLGRVYKRQYFGLWRFASSLMTAGVALAKDEKYRGFTKYSYPSVLTLLTRTKAKRETLKKILKKIGEKTHTSSKRARDDLELLKSIIENNLEMGAELVEYFEITKEELENIVGKKLASEVFKIINKKKKEKEKEKKIKEKAEKKIEVEQKETEEIKVEKIEEVKEEKKSKGKKTKKSEKKEEKTKQLTLEAFFK
- a CDS encoding nucleotidyltransferase family protein; protein product: MFKKIREQLYAYFKNLVFGSYVRGEQKETSDVDILVEFYELPSLLEFVNLENYLSDLLGIKVDLVLRDDIRKELKPIIMKEAIHV